The genomic interval TTGAAGCCGATCTTCTGCGTTTTCTTTCGGTCTTCCTCGTTCAGCGTCATGACCGTGGAATCATTCGTCAGCAGAACCGAGGTAAGCTGTTCCGGATCATTGCCCATTCTGATGGAAATTTCTTTCAGATTGGTGTCGGTGAGCGAAACGCCTTGTAATTTGGTGGCTTTACCCAGATCAATCGTAATGAAACCTGAGCCATCAAATTTTCCGTTCCAGTATGTTCCGTGATCCCCGTCGATCGCTTCATAATGCGAGTTGTTCCACTGATGACTCACCCCCTTCATGGATGCCCCGAGGTTTGCCAGCATGGAGGAATTGCTCGAATATTCCAGCGCATCCGAAAGGGCCTTCAGGTCCAATTCAGTAGAAGGAGCAAAGGCGTCGCTGTTCATATAACCGAGTATGGAACTCAGCAACTGTTTTGCCGCGGGATCCTTATCCTGCAGCCCAATCAGATCCGCCATACAGAACAGCATTTTTCCCGGTCCGACTTTGTATTCCATCATAAAACCGAGCCGTCGGTTTTCATTCCAGTCATCGATCGGCTGAACAATCATTCCGCCCTTTGGCAGGTTCTGCATCACCAGCCCATAGGAGTTCTTTAGAATATATTCCCAGTTCCATGTCGTGTGGTTTTTCGTCGGGAAATTCCGGAAGACAGGATGATCGTCATCAATCAACGTACCCAGCGTAACCCGGTCTTTATTATGCGAGAACAGAAACAGATTCCAATATACCGGCTCAAAACTTGTGCGTGGATGAGCCAGGCTGAACTCATTCGGCATAAACAGAACCGATTTTCCAGCCTTAAGCGCGGCCTCCAGTTCTGCATCCACCTTCCGGCAGACCACCACATGACCGGGATCCGTATCCGGCTCGTCTTCGCAAACCATAAAGTTCCAATCATTGGAAATTTCCGTATCTTTCAGGCGCAGTATCAGCGAATAAACCGCCGGAGCCTGCAGCTCATTCAACGCGGTCCTGATTGAGCCTATTTTATTGCGCCCGCCGGTTATTTCCAGTCCCTGGAAAACACCGGACTTCAGCACGCTTCCGGCGGCATCCCGAATTTCCCAAATCAGCGTCTGATTCTCCAAAGACTCTTCACCGAAATAGGCGTAGACCACCGGCACATCGAGTTGATCTGAATTTTTATAGACATAGGAGCGCATCCGCGCCAGCGGCACACTCCAGTTCCAATGTCTGGAAAACTCTTCTTTGGTCAAATATCCCTTCTCCTCCAGAAAAGCATCCAGATAGCCGACCAGCGAAGTCCCCTGCCCGGTAAAATCGGAAATACCCAGCAACTGCGTTCCGGCAACCCCCTCGGATGCCAGTGCCGCTTCGCAATCTTCTTTATAGCAAAGGGCCTGCAGTTTTCCGGAGGCATACAGGAAATCCTTCCATTGCGGCAGCACACCGTTTTCTTCAGCCTGCTCCTGAAAAATTTCAAAATTTTTCGGTTTCAGCGGACCGGTATATTTTTTCATTTCATCAAAATTCGGATAGGCACACCACTGCCCCGGTTCATGCTGAATGAACGGATTTTTATGCGGCGAATGGTAGCCCTTTCCTTTCCATCCTCCCGGGCCGCGCGGAAATGCGACACAGGTGAATTCATCCTCTTCCGTCTGAATGGTATTGGCCGCTCCGGTATGCAGCATACGCGAGTCAAAGGCCTTCATTTTCCGGGTCAGTTCTGTAAGAAACGGCTTATTGTTACCGGTGCGCCACGGCTCATTGCCATGCGTAAAAAAACAGAACGACGGATGATTTCCATATTCATCAATGATCCGTTTTCCCTCTTCTTCCACCCAGTTCCCAAACGCGGGATTGGAAGGATCTCCCCAGATATGAATTTCCGGCATCAGATACATCCCCAGTTCATCAGCCGCCTCAAATGCGGCTTCCGGCGGACACCAGGAATGGAATCGAACATGATTAATACCCGACGCCTTCATGGTTCCAAAATGGTCCAGCCAACTCTCCTTGTCCATCGGCGGATATCCGGTTTTCGGGAAAATACAGCAGTCCAGCGTTCCGCGCATGAAGGTTTCATGACCGTTTATCAGAAATTTTGTTCCCGCGGCTTCAATATTCCGGATGCCCACCTTCAACGCTTCCGTTTCGACTCCCCACTTTGTTTTCAGATCCACCTTCAAATCATGCAGCACCGGATGAAACTCGCTCCAGAGTTCCGCATCCTTTTCAAACTGAACCTGAGTGGTATAGGTCGTCATTCCCGGGGTCAGATTTAATTTTTCCGCATCCTTTCCCACTCGAACAGCCACGCTCTGAGCGGAACCGGTATCATTCATAATCGATACGTTAATATCGGCCGTACGGGTTTTATAGTCCGTGGTCACATGCACCTTTTTCATATAAACCGGACTCCGCCAATCCAGCCGGAGCCTGCCGATCATCCCGTTCCATGCACCCTGCGTTTCATCCGAAACACTATGTGCACGACTCCCCACCGGAAGCAGCAGGGTATTATTGATCGTAATGACCAGATTATGGTCTCCGGCCGGAATATCGCGCCCCAGATTATAAACATGAGGAACCCCAAGCGAATTATTCGAGCCGACCTTTTTCCCATCCAGCCAGACGGTCGATTCCCAATGCGGACGCTCCAGCGTCAGAATCAGATCTCTTCCTTTTGCAGCCCCCTTCTCCACCGTCAGGGTTTTCTGATACCAGGCATCACCGATAAACCGGCGTTCCGGCTGCAGAAAAAACGGCACCTTGATATTTCCGGGCACCCGGTATTGATCATATTTTTCTGTAAACCAGAGGTGCTGTCCGGAAACCCCCATCCATTCGGTATCGACGCTGACCGGACTTCCGAAACCTGCATTCTGCAATGCATCCGGCAGATTTATTTTTTCAGGAAACCCCGTCTGATTAAACCACTGCTCCTGTTCACCCACCGGATACTTTTCATCGTCCAGTCGGATCGTCCAGGTACCCGACAAATCAGCTCCGTTTTCCCCCACGGCCGCTTCGGCATTTCCTTTTGCGACCGGCGGGATATATGCGGGTGCATACTCCGGTTTCCTGAATCCGTCGGAAGCGAGAGCTCCCACCATCACAAGCAGCCCGGTAATCGTTGTTTTTTTCATCTTAAATTCTCCAGAATTTCTTAATCCGCATGTTTCGTTTCTATCGTTTCCATCCTAAATCAATCGACTTCCTGATCACCTTAAACGGCGCCGTCAGACGGACGATTAACTGAATCCGGCATAAGCATTCATCGCCCCGCCGTTATCCGATATAAACAAGCCCCGTGTTTTTTCCCGCAGCCCGTTAACAAACCGTTTTTTCGTCAGCAATACGCTCCAGCCCCTGATCCGCCAGCGAAATCAGATGCTTCATTTCCGCCTGCCGGGTCTGATCCAGATCATCTTCAAAGACCAGCAGCAGCGGCAATGACGTTGCAAAATAATCGATCGTTGCGGACTTGCTCATTTCACGTTCCGCGAATGTCTTTAGATCGGCAAACAAAGCTTCCGCCTCCTGAATCCGCCCGAGTTCCACCAGTGACAGACCGCGATAATAGGAGAGCTCGGAATGCTCCGTCACCGCCATGGACTGGAAATCGCCCGCTTCATTTGCACTGGCCTCGAACTGATCCACCGCTTCCGCCTCACGACCGAGAGCACGCAGCGCTTTCCCCTTCCAGTAGTTCACATCCGCTTTGGCCTGCAGCAGATGATAGGCTTCGCCCAGATTTTCCGGGGGCTGCATCGCCCGCTCAAAATGTTCAAGCGCCTCTTCCGCATTCCCGCGTTCAAGCGCCGACCGCCCGAGAAGCAGTCGTGCGGTTGTATACTGTTTCAGCACTTTGCCCTCGCCGCCTTCCCAGGGATGGAACCGACGGTTTAAAACAAGATCCAGTGCCTTTTCCGGCTGCCCCGTCGCATTGAACAGCTCCGCCAAAGCCACCGAACAGTCGTCCCGTTCGTCCACCAGGGCACGGTTTGCCTGCAACGTGTTCAGGCGCTCTTCCGCCGAATCACCCAGCTTTGCACGAAGCTGATCAAACTCAGCAAAAATGCGTGCGTCCGACGGAGCCAGCTCCAGTGCCCGAAGATAAGCCGTCCGCGCCGCTTCGCCGTCATTACGAACGTTCCAGTACGCAATACCGAGGTTGCGATACGCCGTCGCAAAACCCTCGATCTTTTCCCAGCAGGCTATCGCATCTTCATACCGTTTTTTATCAAAATAATAATTTCCCAGCCCGTAAGCCGCGTTGCGGTCGGGCAGGCGGGACGCCTGCGGTACGGTTTCTGCATCACTTCCATGCGTCACGGCCCACTCCAGCGTCAGCTGATCCTGCAGCCGTGACGGGAACATATAGTCCGGCGACAACGCACGCGCTTTTTCCAAGGTCTGGAAATCGTTCTTCAACCGGGCCAGCGCATAGTGCGTCAGCTGCGATGTTGAAAGCGGGTTCGGTACCGCTACGTGCTGAACGTCATGAGCATGATGCAGTTCCAGCACCTGAATGGCTTCGTCCACAAAACCGGCATCGGCATAATCATACGCCACATCCAGCACCGTCTGTGCATCGTTGCGGGTTTTCGCAAGGAAACCGGCAATATCGCCGGAAGCATGCCGCGCCCAGTGATCGAGCGGATCGGTTTTGAGCAGCGCTTTCAGCTCTCGGGAACCATCCTTCCCGAGCTTATTCATAGCCAATGCTTTCAGCACCAGCGCTTTATTGTTCTGCCGGTTGGTATCGAGCGACGCCTCGCAATGCTCCAATGCTTTGAAAAATTCACCTTTTTTACAATCGAGCATCGCCAGTTCATAATAAGCCGCCGCGCGCCATTCATAGTTCCAGGTTGATTTATAAAAAGCGGCATAAGCCTCTTTTTCCAACCCCTGGAAACGACGGACCAATCCAAGATAGTAGTGCGCCTCGCCGGTGTATGGATTCGGATGACGGCGGGTCAGCCGTTTGATGGCCGTTTCAAAATAAGTCGCCGCTTCGTTCAGCAAGCCCTGATTCAGCTTCCGGCGGCCGTAGGCTATATTCGTGCGCACATCCGCCGGATCGCGGCGCAGAATTTCATCCCAGTAGATTTCCGGATAGCGCGTTGGATGCCGGTTCTGTTCCAGATGCTCCGCCGTCAGGTAAAGTTCCTCCACCGTCTGGATCTCCTCCGGCATCGGCGGTTCTGTGGCTACATCACGTTTACGCTGCTGCTCATCCACCTCAACCGGCCGATAGGCAATAAAACCTTCCACCGAAAGTTCCAGGGATTGGAAATCATCTCCAACGAATTTGAAAGCCGGCCGATGCCAGGGCTGATCCGGCGACAGATCAACAGTTTCTTCCAGCAGCACCGTTTCCCCGGCACGCAGCACAATCCGGGCGCCATCTATCCTGCGGGAAGCCACCGCACCGAGGTCCAGCGAACCGTCCCCATTCCGCACCAGACGCACAGCCGCATCCTTTGTGGCATTCTGCACCGGGCCGATCTTTTTATAGGGCCACCAATATTGCGAAAAGGTCTTGGTTTCGTACGGCATCAGATAGGTAAAATCCGGTTGGTTGTCGGTATAGACTCCGGCCATCAGCTCAACATACGGCGCCGCCCGGCCGGGCGGGCCGATACGATCCGTCAGCTCCCGATCCCACGCCCAGCCGAATTCCTCGTTCCCCCACGTCCACTGTTTTTTCCCGGGGGAAATATGCTTATTGGCCACATGAATGAATCCGCCCTGTGCATCATAATCGTAACCGCCGAAAAAATCGAAATCCGTATCGCACACCATATAGCTGGTCGGCACCGGAATATTTTTATACCAGCTCAGATCATTGGCTCCCGGACGACAGGCATAATCGACACCGTAATAATCGTTCTCCGCAATCGGAAAAGAACTCTGCGCCCGCACAGCGTGATCAGCCACATAATGCACGTCGGGCGGGAAGAAACTCTGATAGTTATCGTGCACTTCGGCCGCCACATTCGCCCACCACAGAAACGTCTGCATGAACGGCGTACGATTATAAATCCGCGCTTTCAGCTCAATCAATGCGCTGTCCGACTGAATCCGGATACCATGCATTCCTTTCATTCGGTTGAGCGGATCGTGTTCCGACATCCAGACCGTACGCGCGCCGCACGCTTCTTCTTCAATTTCCACATCCGTCGGCATGTAGGTGCCGGGGCGATGATGCTGCGGCCAGTTGAATTCCACGCCCCCGGAAAGCCACGGCCCGGCGAGCCCCACGAGCGCCGGCTTGATTTCCTCCTGCCGGTAAAAGAAATCGTAGTCGTTATTCACCTTGTCCTGCCCCAGAAAAATACGCCCGCCGATTTCCGGCAGCATCACCAGACGGACATAATTATTTTCCAGATGAACCGCATCATATTTCTGCGGTTCCGGTTCATCAAAA from Verrucomicrobia bacterium S94 carries:
- a CDS encoding DUF5107 domain-containing protein, with the protein product MSKISAKRETLTLLTYGLGEPEKNPLFFEKRVYQGSCGKVYPVPFVDKVFDEPEPQKYDAVHLENNYVRLVMLPEIGGRIFLGQDKVNNDYDFFYRQEEIKPALVGLAGPWLSGGVEFNWPQHHRPGTYMPTDVEIEEEACGARTVWMSEHDPLNRMKGMHGIRIQSDSALIELKARIYNRTPFMQTFLWWANVAAEVHDNYQSFFPPDVHYVADHAVRAQSSFPIAENDYYGVDYACRPGANDLSWYKNIPVPTSYMVCDTDFDFFGGYDYDAQGGFIHVANKHISPGKKQWTWGNEEFGWAWDRELTDRIGPPGRAAPYVELMAGVYTDNQPDFTYLMPYETKTFSQYWWPYKKIGPVQNATKDAAVRLVRNGDGSLDLGAVASRRIDGARIVLRAGETVLLEETVDLSPDQPWHRPAFKFVGDDFQSLELSVEGFIAYRPVEVDEQQRKRDVATEPPMPEEIQTVEELYLTAEHLEQNRHPTRYPEIYWDEILRRDPADVRTNIAYGRRKLNQGLLNEAATYFETAIKRLTRRHPNPYTGEAHYYLGLVRRFQGLEKEAYAAFYKSTWNYEWRAAAYYELAMLDCKKGEFFKALEHCEASLDTNRQNNKALVLKALAMNKLGKDGSRELKALLKTDPLDHWARHASGDIAGFLAKTRNDAQTVLDVAYDYADAGFVDEAIQVLELHHAHDVQHVAVPNPLSTSQLTHYALARLKNDFQTLEKARALSPDYMFPSRLQDQLTLEWAVTHGSDAETVPQASRLPDRNAAYGLGNYYFDKKRYEDAIACWEKIEGFATAYRNLGIAYWNVRNDGEAARTAYLRALELAPSDARIFAEFDQLRAKLGDSAEERLNTLQANRALVDERDDCSVALAELFNATGQPEKALDLVLNRRFHPWEGGEGKVLKQYTTARLLLGRSALERGNAEEALEHFERAMQPPENLGEAYHLLQAKADVNYWKGKALRALGREAEAVDQFEASANEAGDFQSMAVTEHSELSYYRGLSLVELGRIQEAEALFADLKTFAEREMSKSATIDYFATSLPLLLVFEDDLDQTRQAEMKHLISLADQGLERIADEKTVC